A window of Desulfocurvibacter africanus subsp. africanus DSM 2603 contains these coding sequences:
- a CDS encoding PAS domain-containing sensor histidine kinase translates to MSEAILPNKSKPMVELQACPSLGGLRPEEMYRNIFEGVPCLVAVLDRNFRLVSWNRTFSEHMKVKPGDCCYQAFWGRDCKCVRCPVEETFADGRFHTSEETGAYKDGSLAHWIVTTAPVTDASGEIVGAIKMCLDITSRKALEEKLKRSEEKYHAIFSDFPYSIFLLDTESLAIIDCNARTTASYGFSHDELVGTCFLDLFRDGDKQAIAADLLRSGHIHQARHGRKNGQAFYVAIRASRCEYPGRKVLLVTTSDITKRLETEQQLIQASKMATLGEMATGMAHELNQPLTVIQSGVDLILRKLGQGQAPDSGTLRNVAELMAEHVDRAANIINHMREFGRKSDLRREPVQAGEVLRRAFDIFREQFALRGIEVRFELDDGLPDILADRNRLEQVFINILINARDALEAECAGGPDASDSWAVEAGPADKRLMLTATAQDDWVLIRIRDTGVGVPPALREKIFEPFFTTKEVGKGTGLGLSITYGIVKDHGGNVEVEPTAGPGTCFLLRFPVILSATAASPEAASSHTSEPKNPSKPRS, encoded by the coding sequence GTGAGCGAGGCGATCTTGCCCAACAAGAGCAAGCCCATGGTCGAGCTGCAGGCCTGCCCATCCCTCGGCGGCTTGCGGCCAGAGGAGATGTACCGCAACATCTTCGAGGGCGTGCCCTGTCTGGTGGCCGTGCTGGACCGCAACTTCCGTCTGGTGAGCTGGAACAGGACCTTCTCGGAGCACATGAAGGTCAAGCCCGGCGACTGCTGCTATCAGGCCTTCTGGGGCAGGGACTGCAAATGCGTCCGTTGCCCGGTGGAGGAGACCTTCGCCGACGGCCGCTTCCATACCAGCGAGGAGACCGGCGCCTACAAGGACGGCTCCCTGGCCCACTGGATCGTGACCACCGCGCCCGTGACCGACGCCAGCGGCGAGATCGTGGGGGCCATCAAGATGTGCCTGGACATCACCTCGCGCAAGGCGCTGGAAGAAAAGCTCAAGCGCTCGGAGGAGAAGTACCACGCCATTTTCAGCGACTTCCCCTACTCCATCTTTCTATTGGATACCGAGAGCCTGGCCATCATCGACTGCAACGCCAGGACCACGGCCTCCTACGGCTTCAGCCATGACGAGCTGGTAGGCACCTGCTTCCTCGATTTGTTCCGCGACGGGGACAAGCAGGCCATAGCCGCGGACCTGCTGCGCTCGGGCCACATCCACCAGGCCCGCCACGGCCGCAAGAACGGCCAGGCCTTCTACGTGGCCATCCGCGCCTCGCGCTGCGAGTATCCCGGCCGCAAGGTGCTGCTGGTCACCACCAGCGACATCACCAAGCGCCTGGAAACCGAGCAGCAGCTCATCCAGGCCAGCAAGATGGCCACCTTGGGCGAAATGGCCACGGGCATGGCCCACGAGCTCAACCAGCCGCTCACGGTCATCCAGTCGGGCGTGGACCTCATCCTGCGCAAGCTCGGTCAGGGGCAGGCCCCTGACAGTGGAACCCTGCGCAACGTGGCCGAGCTCATGGCCGAGCACGTGGACCGCGCAGCGAACATCATCAACCACATGCGCGAATTCGGCCGCAAGTCCGATCTGCGCCGCGAGCCCGTGCAGGCCGGCGAGGTGTTGCGCAGGGCCTTCGACATCTTCCGCGAGCAGTTCGCCCTGCGCGGCATCGAGGTCCGTTTCGAGCTGGACGACGGCCTGCCCGACATCCTGGCCGACCGCAACCGGCTGGAGCAGGTCTTCATCAACATACTCATCAACGCCCGCGACGCCCTCGAAGCGGAATGCGCGGGTGGGCCCGACGCTTCCGACTCCTGGGCCGTGGAGGCCGGTCCGGCGGACAAGCGCCTCATGCTGACCGCCACGGCCCAGGACGATTGGGTGCTCATCCGCATTCGCGACACGGGCGTGGGCGTGCCGCCTGCCCTGCGCGAGAAGATTTTCGAGCCCTTCTTCACCACCAAGGAGGTGGGCAAGGGCACTGGACTCGGGCTGTCCATCACCTACGGCATCGTCAAGGACCACGGCGGGAACGTGGAGGTGGAACCCACCGCAGGCCCCGGGACCTGCTTCCTGCTGCGTTTCCCGGTCATACTGTCGGCAACGGCCGCCTCGCCCGAGGCGGCTTCCAGCCATACAAGCGAACCCAAGAACCCAAGTAAGCCAAGATCGTGA
- a CDS encoding response regulator, with product MAMNMKLLLIDDEEGIRRMLGMSLADLGYDVHTAADGQEGLNLFDWLAPDIVLLDIKMPGMDGIEVLRNIKARKIDAEVIMISGHGDLDLAIKSLQLDAVDFVTKPIRDEILQIALKRARDKLSMRREIKANTDNLERLVAEKSARVVELERQVAVGQVVESLTEAMSALAGDIGNAANSGGEGGQAPGPFNEIPCFVSVHNRYLEIVATNRLYRERLGDKVGCNSWEVYSGRLGRGNGCPVWMAIETGKGQRRRELLVDRGGQEIPAIVHTAPITGRDGKVEFVLEFSVDVTEVKRLQDELRTAQQKYQEIFDASPAFISVHGLDFRIREANRMFRECFGAGVGERCFEVYKHRDRPCTECLVHKTVKEGHTVETETVVTDREGQPINVLIRTSPIRDEKGDIVEVMEMATDITQLRQLQDHLSNLGLMIGSMSHGVKGLLTALDGGVYKVERGLAKGDQAKVVEGWAVVTSMVGRIKKLVLDILYYAKSRHLNHESVEVAGFAQSLAEIVGPKAERQGLSFGLDLAGSLGAFEIDEVALSSAMVNFLENAMDACTSDASKAGHKVVLRARADAEAVYFEINDNGIGMDRETREKMFTLFFSSKGAKGTGLGTYISGRIIAQHGGRVRVESAFGQGTTIHVAVPRFKADIRPMDPAERQIAREACQ from the coding sequence ATGGCGATGAATATGAAGCTTCTGCTTATCGACGACGAGGAAGGTATCCGCCGCATGCTCGGCATGTCACTGGCCGATCTGGGCTACGACGTGCATACCGCGGCCGACGGCCAGGAAGGGCTTAATCTCTTCGACTGGCTCGCGCCTGACATAGTGCTGCTTGATATCAAGATGCCCGGCATGGACGGCATCGAGGTCCTGCGCAACATCAAGGCCCGTAAGATCGACGCCGAGGTTATCATGATCTCGGGCCACGGCGATCTGGACCTGGCCATCAAGAGTTTGCAGCTCGACGCCGTGGATTTCGTGACCAAGCCCATCCGCGACGAGATCCTGCAGATCGCCCTCAAGCGCGCCCGCGACAAGCTGTCTATGCGCCGCGAAATCAAGGCCAATACCGACAACCTGGAGCGCCTGGTGGCGGAGAAGTCCGCCCGCGTGGTGGAGCTCGAGCGCCAGGTGGCCGTGGGCCAGGTGGTGGAGAGCCTGACCGAGGCCATGAGCGCCCTGGCCGGAGACATAGGCAACGCCGCGAACTCCGGCGGCGAGGGCGGGCAGGCTCCCGGCCCGTTCAACGAGATTCCCTGCTTCGTATCGGTGCATAACCGCTACCTGGAGATTGTGGCCACCAACCGCCTGTACCGCGAGCGCCTTGGCGACAAGGTGGGCTGCAACAGCTGGGAGGTCTATTCGGGCCGTCTGGGCCGGGGCAACGGCTGCCCAGTGTGGATGGCCATCGAGACGGGCAAGGGCCAGCGCAGGCGCGAGCTGCTGGTGGACCGCGGCGGCCAGGAGATTCCGGCCATCGTGCACACCGCACCCATCACGGGCCGCGACGGCAAGGTCGAATTCGTGCTGGAGTTTTCGGTGGACGTGACCGAGGTCAAACGCTTGCAGGACGAGCTGCGCACCGCCCAGCAGAAGTACCAGGAGATATTCGACGCCTCGCCCGCTTTCATCTCAGTGCATGGCCTGGACTTTCGCATCCGCGAGGCCAACCGCATGTTCCGCGAGTGCTTCGGCGCTGGCGTGGGCGAGCGCTGTTTCGAGGTCTACAAGCACCGCGACCGGCCCTGCACCGAATGTCTCGTGCACAAGACGGTCAAGGAAGGCCACACCGTGGAGACCGAGACCGTGGTCACGGACCGCGAAGGCCAGCCCATCAACGTGCTCATCCGCACCTCGCCCATCCGCGACGAGAAGGGCGATATCGTGGAGGTCATGGAGATGGCCACGGACATCACCCAGCTCCGACAGCTCCAGGACCACCTGTCCAATCTCGGACTCATGATCGGCTCCATGTCCCATGGCGTGAAGGGGCTACTCACGGCCCTGGACGGCGGCGTGTACAAGGTCGAGCGCGGGCTGGCTAAGGGCGACCAGGCCAAGGTCGTGGAAGGTTGGGCCGTGGTGACCTCCATGGTCGGGCGCATCAAGAAGCTCGTGCTGGACATCCTGTACTACGCCAAGTCGCGCCACCTGAACCACGAGTCCGTGGAAGTGGCGGGCTTCGCCCAGTCGCTGGCTGAGATCGTCGGCCCCAAGGCCGAGCGCCAGGGACTGTCCTTCGGCCTGGACCTCGCGGGGAGCCTGGGCGCTTTCGAGATCGACGAGGTGGCCCTGTCCTCGGCCATGGTCAACTTCCTGGAGAACGCCATGGACGCCTGCACGAGCGACGCCTCCAAGGCCGGGCACAAGGTCGTGCTGAGGGCGCGCGCCGACGCCGAGGCTGTCTATTTCGAGATCAACGACAACGGCATCGGCATGGATCGCGAGACGCGCGAGAAGATGTTCACCTTGTTCTTCTCCTCCAAGGGCGCCAAGGGCACGGGTCTTGGCACGTACATCTCGGGCCGGATCATCGCCCAGCACGGCGGGCGGGTGCGCGTGGAATCAGCCTTTGGCCAGGGCACGACGATCCATGTGGCCGTGCCCCGCTTCAAGGCCGACATTCGGCCCATGGATCCGGCCGAGCGCCAGATAGCGCGGGAGGCCTGCCAGTGA